AAAAAGCAGTGTTCAGGTAAAATCACGATCAAAAATTGGTGGAATTCGAAAAAGTAAGTAATGTTTTAATACACGGTGATGACCTCTTCAGAAAGTTAACTTGGCAAAAAAGGTAGATAAAAAACCAGTAAATGAAGAAAAGAAAAAGGCAAAGACCACGCCTGCAAAAAAAGAAAAACCGGCAAAAAAGACAAAACCAAAAAAGCAAGGTCCGCCAGCAGACGATGGCCTAGTCATAATTGATGAGGAATTCGAAGAGGACAAGGAAGCTGAGCTAGAAGCACGTAAGGCATACCTCGAAGAAGCACGATCCCAAGAAGTCGAAGACTAAAACTTTATTCGCGAATCATTCCATTATATTATAATGAGAGCAGTCTGCCTAATTACGATTAAGCCCGGCAAAACCGATAATGTCATGGAGGCACTGCACAAAAAGCGCAAGTTGCTCAAAGAGATACTACCAGTAACAGGCAGGGCAGACATTTGCGTTTTATTACAAGGCACAATGGACGAAATCAACAACATAGTGATTGACTTCAAGAAAATCAAAGAAATCGCCACAACTGAGACCCTAATCGAAGTGGAGGTAAACATGGGATGGTAAAGGCAGTCATACTTGTAAAGTCGCCAAAAAAACTAATTGCCGCAAAGCTAGGCAAGCTAGAATACATCTACAACTCATTTCCTATTTCAGGACAATTCGACGCGGTAGCATTTGTCAAAGTTGATGATCTGGCGCAGATTAGACAGATCACCACAAAAATCCAGATGATTCCCGGTGTTGAGCGAACCGAGACCATGATAGAAATACAATAAAGCATAAAACACTGTGCCGCATAAGATTTCTGTGAATATAAAGCGCGTAGGAAACGTAATTTTGGCAGTCAAGGATTTGGATAAATCAATTGCTTTCTATCACGATTTGCTTGGGCTGCCGATAAAAAACCAGAGACGTACTTGGGTGGACCTAGGACAGACAGGCGCACTGCTTAGCTTGCATCCAGCTGCAATCACATCAGACCATTCCTCAAACAGCCTAGAAGGTGGTATGGTGGTTGGATTTTTGGTTGGCGACCTCGAATCAGCACTAGACGAGTTAAAGTCACGCGGAGTTCATGTTCACCGCGATATTGTTGATAGGGAAGCAGGCAAAAATGCTATAGTACTTGACCCAGACGGATACATGATATCACTCTTTGAGCCAAAATTCGCAGACTCACAACAACAATCAAAGGGCTACTACGGATTTACTCCGGCCTAAACAATACTTTTTACTTTTCTTGCAATATCAAATGCAGACTTTTCATTCGGATTAATGGAAATATAGTATACTACTTTGCCGCTTGGAATGCAGATTATTGTTGCATGTTTGTGACGAATGGTCGCAACATCCAATGGCCCAAATGCCTTTGACTGTGTGTTGCGCAGTGTCATTAGATTCGATATTATGAAGAACTCGTTTTTTGCAGCTTCTGGATTAAGCAGTGGTTTGAGACCGGGTTTTATTATTCCAGTCAATGTCCTACCAAATTCATTTATGACGCCGGCATATCTGACGGATTTTGATATATCAATTATTTTTTGACAGTTTTTTCTGTACTGAATTATAGATTCTTTCCATTTTTGTTCAGGAGTCTTGATCATTATACCATATTGGCATAATCAATGTTAAAAAGAGTTTGTCTCTAGACTTTTTTATTCTTAAACGACTCGATTCTTTTTTTGAGTTCTGCGTTTTCCAGTCGAAGCTTTTCCAACTCTTCTTTTTCGGCATAGTCCGATGCCAGCTTGTGGGCCATTGGGTGTCCTGGTGCAAACATTGACGCACTCATATCCAGTAATCCAGATGCATGTTTGAGATACATTCGATTAAACTCGTTTATTTTTCCTGTGAAAGTAGAGTTTTCTGCAATCATTTTATCCTTAAGCCTAGTCGGGCTTGCAGGTCCTGCAAGTCCAGGCGGATAACGAAGTGGTGCAAACGGACTGAGGCTGAACCCAAATGGATAGCCATGCATCTCCATAAAGACTCGCATCTGTGTTATATCCATGCTATTGCTATCAATAAACAGTATTTTTGCTTTGGCATTACGCATGAAATAAGCAGACTAGTCAAGCGCGGGTCATTTTTTATCAAATTGAGCTGATCGCAGATCCTTATAGCGATCATAGATCGTAGCCACATTACACATGAAAATCAAGCACTGTATAAAGTGCAAAAAAAACATCAGCATGGGCGAGCTACACAAAATTGTAATGTATGTAGTCCAAGAAAAGTTTACAGAGCATCATTATGAGCACATAGAGTGTCCTGACAGGTTTACAGTCTAGTCGGTGTGTGCCCAGACAGGGTATAGTTGTCCGTCATCTCGATGATACTTCCACTCGTTGTTTTTCCACACCACAATTTCAAATGATTGTTGGATTGACGGGTGGATTCTTGCATAGACATCATCACCAATCAGTATTTGGTTTTGTTTTGCCGTGCCTTGGATTTTTGCTGCAATGTTCATCACAGGTCCCAAGATATCAACATGTGATTTTTTTATATCTGCCCCATATCTGACTATCATGTTTTCACCATAGTCAATTCCTATTTTGATTGCCAAGTCAGGATAGTCATACTGATTTAGGATCGGGTTGATTCCCTTTTGGATTACCGATAACATTGATTTTGCACACATTACAGCGTTATCTGTAGATTGGAGTTGATTTTCCTCTGCCGGGAAGTAGCCAATTACGGCATCACCTACAAACTTTAGTACCAAGCCTCCATGTTGTCGGATTGTTTGAGCCATCTCCTGCGCAAAACAGGTAATTATGATTGCAACTTTTTCCTCAGGTAATGCAAGTGTGATTTGAGTTGAGCCAACCAGATCAACATACATTACTACCATTTTCATTCTAGAAAAGACATTTTTACGCAAAAATACATCCGATTCATCTTCCCGTGGTGAATACTCGTATCCGCTTTTTAATGCACGCCAAACTCGGTTCTGTGTCTCCCGGATTAGCGTTTCCGAGTCCACAACTCGTTCTGATGATTTTGATAGCATCATGTCGATTACACCGTAGTCTTTTTTGGCCTTTTTAGGCGCAGGTTTTGACTCAATTTCTGTTGGGTTTGGTTTTTCTTTGCTACTCATAATACCACTTCATTCCAGGGGAAAACTCACATCGCAAATAGGGCATTTTGCACGCCTGCCCTTGTATACAGCATCGTAATACTGAACTACCTCAACATTACAGTTTGAACATATTATCTTGCTTAGTGCCATTTTCAACAAAAAATAGGGTGATTTCGTATTTAAGAGATTACTACAATACCATAGGAGAGCATTAGGATTTTTAGGCTCAAAATACGCTAAAGTTTGTGCGCTTAGGAAGTAAGACTACGGATGAGTTTTTAGGAATTTTAGGACAGAGTTCAGAAAAAATAAGCCAGTTATTTCAGGCAAAAATGGAAAGACTGACCAAGCCAATTCCAATCAAGGTAATGCTTGGAGATACAACTGTGACTGATCAAAACACATTTGATCCAGACGCAGTTGGTAAATTCTACAACACAATATTGCACCAGCACAAGAACTGGAAGGCAGAAGGAATAACATCCACAGCGGATGAGGACCTACGGCGAATCTTTGTGAAACTTGAATGTCATGTAGGTAACTATGTTCTGTTGTGGCATTTGGCACTACAATATCACGCATTGTTATACTACAAGCCAGACATCAAGGTTGCTCAAATCCAAAAAGAGCTTGCTGACATTATGGATAATACCATAAACAAGGAAAAAGAGCTTGCCGAGCTGACCGATTCTATGATAAAGCAAAGACTGGAAGGAATGGGTCACAAGGACCTAGATGAGCAAAAGCTCTTTGAGGTGTTGTTTGCAAACGACCAACTCAGGAACCAGATATCTGAAGAGACTGCAAAAAACACAGACTATGATTTTCAGGCAAAGGACCAGAGAAAAAAGGAACTATTCAAGGAGCTTGATAATCTACTAATTGAAGCATACACTACAACGTCAGTCCTAATTGATGAAAGCAGGCTTGTCACAGGCGAGGAGGGATGCGTCTGCACTTTTGATCTAGATTTTATAAAAAACAAGAAAAGGGAATCCATTTTTGATCCAAAAAGAATTTCACAGGACACTAGAATCGAAATAATTCAGATCATGGAAGAACTTATCAAATCTCTACAGAATTAGGAAATTTTTATATCTACAAATCTGGAAGTAATAAAAATAGCCAAAGGAACAATGAACTGCAAATCAGTTCAAGGGGAGAACGTTCCTTTGACTAATGATATACGAAGATCGCCAAAATATTTAATATCTGTGGATGATTTTGTGCCTGATTTTACCACTAGAGCCGAATTCTGCTTCTTGTCAAGAAATTGTAAACGAAGTTAAATATACCAAGAAAATAGCGAGCTATTCTATTGAATCCGACATACGAAGACATTGTAAAAATAAGAAATTCTTACAACAACATAATCCGCAAGACGCCATTGGTATATTCTGAGACATTTAGCAAAATGTCTGGCTCCAAGGTTTATCTTAAAGCAGAATTTGCGCAAAAAACTGGCTCATTCAAACTCAGGGGACCATATGCAAAAATAAGATCTCTTGCACCAGATGAAAAAAAGCACGGAGTGATTGCTGCTTCTGCAGGAAACCATGCGCAGGGAGTAGCATACGCTTCTAAACTGGAAAAAATTCCCTGCACAATTGTAATGCCAATTACTGCATCTCCTGCAAAGGTTGCTGCTACAAGAGGATATGGTGCGAATGTAATTCTTGAGGGAATTAATTATGATGAATCTTTTGCAAAGGCTCAACAGATATCAAAAAAAACAGGTGCAAAAATAATACATGCTTTTGATGATCCTCAAATTATTGCTGCCAACGGAGCAGTAGGCCTTGAAATTCTAGAAGACCTGCCGGACGTTGATGAAATCTATGTTCCAATAGGTGGTGGGGGCCTAGCTGCAGGTATTCTAGTTGCCGTAAAAAGCAAAAGACCCAAAGTCAAGGTAATTGGTGTAGAATCTGTTGCTTTTCCTGCAATGAAAAATTCCGTCAAGGCAAACAGGCTACAATCCGTCAAGGGTGCTAGTACAATAGCTGACGGCATTGCAGTAAAAACGCCGGGAAAAAACACATTCAAGATAATAAATGAGCTAATGGACGAAGTTGTAACAGTTGATGATGCTGAAATTGTAAAGACAATGTTTTTGCTAATGGAGAGAGCAAAAATGGTAGTAGAACCTGCAGGTGTAGTACCACTGGCCTATCTTCTTAGTGTCAAGCCATCACCTAACAAAAAAGTTGTGCCAGTGCTTGGTGGAGGTAACGTGGATATGTACTTGTTAGGCCAAATTGTATCCAAGGGACTAGCTGCAATGAGCAGGTTAGTCAAGATATCCATTTTACTCAAAGACAAACCGGGGGCACTAAAAGAGGTAATTGACGAGATTGCATTATTATCAGTCAACATAGTAGAGGTAACACATGATAGACTGAGCTCCGAAATCGATGCAGGTGCCGCAGGTGTCACATTGAGCCTTGAAACAGAGGGCAAAGAGCACGCTCAAAAGCTAATTGCACACCTAAAATCAAAGAACATCCAATTCAAACTTCTTACTTGAATTTTTTTGCGACAAACTTTGCTAGTCCAGATTTTTTGAGATCATCGGATTCTGCCAGAACAGAGTTGTGCTGCTTTTCTTTAAATTTTTTGAGTTTTGGTCTAAGATCAGGAAACTCTGTGGCCAAAATTTTTACTGCATATAGTCCTGCATTTGCTGCTTTGTTGACGCCAACTGTAGCGACAGGGGAGCCATTCGGCATCTCAACTATTGAGAGTAGTGAATCCATTCCACCAAATGCCGAAAATTTGAATTCCGAGTTTTTTTCTGACTTGTCATTGTACACCATTATAGGAACTCCTATTACGGGTATTATCGTGTGTGATGCAATCATTCCTGGCAAGTGAGCAGAGCCACCTGCACCAGCTATGATTACACGGAATTGGTTTTTTTCCGCGTATTTTGCGTATTCTTCTAGCCTTGTCGGGGTACGGTGTGCAGAGACGATTTGATCCTCGTGCGGTATTCCAAATTCATCCAGTGTTTTTGCTGCTTTATGCATGATTTTGCTATCAGAGCTAGAACCCATGATTATTCCAACTAGTGGTTTTTTTGGCAGCATTAAATCTGAAGATAACTATGATGCTTTTAACAATATCTGATTTTGACGTAACTATTTTTAGTGCAAGCATCATGCCAACAAATAATGAAGAAGGTCTTGGGACTAATTGGCGGTGGTCAGTTAGGAATGATGATAACCGAAGCTGCAAAAAAGATGCCGGAACACATCTCGGATGTAATCGTACTTGATCCTACCTCAAATTGCCCCGCCGCAAAGGTTGGAGCAAAGCAAATTGTTGGTGATTTTAAGGATGAAAAAGCGATTTTTGAGCTAGCAGGACAAGTTGACATACTCACATATGAGATAGAGTCAGGCAATAGTGAGGTACTCAAGAAAGCCCAGTCAAAGACAGAGATAAATCCCTCACCAGAGACTCTGCGAATAATCCAAGACAAGTTATTTCAAAAATCATTTCTTTTAGAAAATAAAATTCCCGTCACGGAATTTTTGGAAATCAAATCATTAGAAGACCTAGAAGAAAAAATTAGCCAGTTTGGATATCCAGTACTTCTCAAGGCAAGACGTGATGCCTACGATGGGAGAGGAAATTACAAAATAAAATCACCTCATGATATCAAAGCTGCATATGATAACTTTGCAGGAAAATCCCTGATGCTTGAAAAATTTGTTGATTTTAAAATGGAAGTTTCAGTGATTGCGGCTAGGAACACCATTGGCCAGATTGCTACATATCCAGTAGTGGAGAACATTCATGAAAACAACATATTGAAAATTACCATAGCACCAGCGCGCGTATCAGAAAATATTTCCAAGCAGGCAGAAAAAATTGCCAATGATACAATGAAAGTATTGCACGGTGCCGGCGTTTTTGGAATTGAGATGTTTGTCACAAAAGATGACAGGGTTTTAATCAATGAGATTGCACCCCGAGTTCACAATTCCGGACACCACACGTTGCAATCCAGTCAGACATCACAATTTGAACAACACCTAAGAGCAATATTGGGACTAGAATTGGGAAGTACGAGGCTAATTCATCCAACCATCATGTACAATATTTTGGGCACTGGTGAATTTTCTGGTAAATACAAAATCTCAGAGTTTGGCCAGCAAAATCTCTATTTGAAAATGTATGGTAAAGAAGAGTCAAAACCGCAAAGAAAGTTAGGCC
This Nitrososphaerota archaeon DNA region includes the following protein-coding sequences:
- a CDS encoding Lrp/AsnC family transcriptional regulator encodes the protein MVKAVILVKSPKKLIAAKLGKLEYIYNSFPISGQFDAVAFVKVDDLAQIRQITTKIQMIPGVERTETMIEIQ
- a CDS encoding methylmalonyl-CoA epimerase; translated protein: MNIKRVGNVILAVKDLDKSIAFYHDLLGLPIKNQRRTWVDLGQTGALLSLHPAAITSDHSSNSLEGGMVVGFLVGDLESALDELKSRGVHVHRDIVDREAGKNAIVLDPDGYMISLFEPKFADSQQQSKGYYGFTPA
- a CDS encoding adenylate/guanylate cyclase domain-containing protein, translated to MSSKEKPNPTEIESKPAPKKAKKDYGVIDMMLSKSSERVVDSETLIRETQNRVWRALKSGYEYSPREDESDVFLRKNVFSRMKMVVMYVDLVGSTQITLALPEEKVAIIITCFAQEMAQTIRQHGGLVLKFVGDAVIGYFPAEENQLQSTDNAVMCAKSMLSVIQKGINPILNQYDYPDLAIKIGIDYGENMIVRYGADIKKSHVDILGPVMNIAAKIQGTAKQNQILIGDDVYARIHPSIQQSFEIVVWKNNEWKYHRDDGQLYPVWAHTD
- a CDS encoding threonine ammonia-lyase, yielding MNPTYEDIVKIRNSYNNIIRKTPLVYSETFSKMSGSKVYLKAEFAQKTGSFKLRGPYAKIRSLAPDEKKHGVIAASAGNHAQGVAYASKLEKIPCTIVMPITASPAKVAATRGYGANVILEGINYDESFAKAQQISKKTGAKIIHAFDDPQIIAANGAVGLEILEDLPDVDEIYVPIGGGGLAAGILVAVKSKRPKVKVIGVESVAFPAMKNSVKANRLQSVKGASTIADGIAVKTPGKNTFKIINELMDEVVTVDDAEIVKTMFLLMERAKMVVEPAGVVPLAYLLSVKPSPNKKVVPVLGGGNVDMYLLGQIVSKGLAAMSRLVKISILLKDKPGALKEVIDEIALLSVNIVEVTHDRLSSEIDAGAAGVTLSLETEGKEHAQKLIAHLKSKNIQFKLLT
- the purE gene encoding 5-(carboxyamino)imidazole ribonucleotide mutase; translation: MLPKKPLVGIIMGSSSDSKIMHKAAKTLDEFGIPHEDQIVSAHRTPTRLEEYAKYAEKNQFRVIIAGAGGSAHLPGMIASHTIIPVIGVPIMVYNDKSEKNSEFKFSAFGGMDSLLSIVEMPNGSPVATVGVNKAANAGLYAVKILATEFPDLRPKLKKFKEKQHNSVLAESDDLKKSGLAKFVAKKFK
- a CDS encoding 5-(carboxyamino)imidazole ribonucleotide synthase, which gives rise to MKKVLGLIGGGQLGMMITEAAKKMPEHISDVIVLDPTSNCPAAKVGAKQIVGDFKDEKAIFELAGQVDILTYEIESGNSEVLKKAQSKTEINPSPETLRIIQDKLFQKSFLLENKIPVTEFLEIKSLEDLEEKISQFGYPVLLKARRDAYDGRGNYKIKSPHDIKAAYDNFAGKSLMLEKFVDFKMEVSVIAARNTIGQIATYPVVENIHENNILKITIAPARVSENISKQAEKIANDTMKVLHGAGVFGIEMFVTKDDRVLINEIAPRVHNSGHHTLQSSQTSQFEQHLRAILGLELGSTRLIHPTIMYNILGTGEFSGKYKISEFGQQNLYLKMYGKEESKPQRKLGHFNLVDTDNNLGVSGLLKSLEAIVKKIKFTSA